One Actinomycetes bacterium genomic window, GCCGGGCCAGGTGCCCTCGGCGCGGTGTGCCGCGAAGAAGCCCCGGATCTCTTCGAGGATGGCGTCGAAGTGGCGGGTCTTGCGCCCCGATGGCGCGGTGAACGTGTTCCCGTGCATCGGGTCACAGGTCCACACGACCGGATGCCCCGCATCGCGAACGGCGGCCAGCAGCGGCCGCAGCCCTTCTTCGACCCTGTCGGCACCCATCCGTGTGATCAATGTGAGGCGGCCGGGCACGCGGTCGGGGTTGAGCAGCGCACACATCTGCAGGACCTCGTCCGCTGACATCGTGGGGCCGACCTTGCAGCCGACCGGATTCGAGATGCCGCGGAAGAACTCCACGTGGGCGTCTTCGAGGCCCCGGGTGCGCTCGCCGATCCACACCATGTGTGCCGAGCAGTCGTACCAGTCGCCGGTGAGTGAGTCCTTGCGGGTGAGGGCTTCCTCGTAGCCGAGCACGAGTGCCTCATGGCTGGTGTAGAAGTCGACCTCGTGCAGGCCCGGCACCGTGGCGGGATCGATCCCGGTGGCACGCATAAAGCGCATGGCCCGGTCGATCTCATCCGCGAGGCGCTCGTACCGGCGACCCTCCGGGCTGGCAGACACGAACTCCTGGTTCCACTGGTGCACCCGGTTGAGGTCCGCGAATCCGCCCTTGGTGAAGGCGCGCAGCAGGTTGAGTGTGGATGCCGACTGGTTGTAGGCGTGCAGAAGCCGCTGTGCGGAGGGCACCCGGGCTGTCTCGTTGAAGGTGATGTCGTTGACCATGTGGCCGCGGAAGCTGGGCAGCTCCGCGCCGTCCACGGTCTCGGTGTCAGATGAGCGGGGCTTGGCGAACTGGCCGGCGATGCGGCCCACCTTCACGGCTGGAACGCCTGCGGAGTAGGTGAGCACCACAGCCATCTGCAGGATCACGCGCAGGCGCTCGCGGATCGAGTCCGCAGAGAACGAATCGAAGGATTCCGCGCAGTCACCGGCCTGCAACAGGAACGCCTCGCCGGCGGACACACGGGCCAGGTCCGAGGTGAGCGCCCGAGCCTCGCCAGCGAAAACGAGTGGTGGCACTGCGGAGAGCGCCTTCAGAACCGAGTCGAGGTCCCCCTCATCAGGCCAGTTGGGCTGCTGCAGCGCGGTGCGCGAGCGCCACGAATCGGGCGTCCATGCAGGGCGTTCGGGGGTAGTACCAGTGCTCGACATCGCCCAAGAGGGTACAAGTCACCCATGCGCGGGCCGAAGTCGATTGACGCCCGCCGCAGGCCGGGGGCGGTGTGGTTTGCCTAGTTCGGCCCGCCGGTGGTGGCCATGGCGTTGTCGCGGACGGTAACCACGGCTCGCTTGACCAGTCGGCGAGCGGCCTCGGCGGTCACGCCGAGCTCCTCGCCGACCTCGCGGTAGCTACGTCGCTGGCCGTCGCAGAGACCGAAGCGGCGCTCCACGGCGGTGCGGGCCCGCGGGTCGAGCACGTCGAGGAGGCTGTGCAGCCACTGTTCGTGTTCGGCGTCGAGTGTGAGGGCCTCGGGGCCCGGCTTGGCGTCGGCGATCAGGTCGACGAGCTCGTTGGAGTCGTCGTCGCCGACGGTGCGGTCGAGCGATGTGGGGGTTGTGAGGCGATGCAGGCGGGCGTGCTCGTCGTCGAGCTCGTCACCGTCGCCTGACACAACGCGCAGCGCTGAGCGCAGGCTGGCGGAGCGGTCGCCCGGCAGTCGCACGAGCGACGCCTTCTGATCGAGTGCACGGCCGATCGCCTGGCGGATCCAGAACGTGGCGTAGGTGGAGAACTTGAAACCCTTGCGCCAGTCGAACTTGTCGACCGCGTGCTCGAGGCCCAGGTTGCCCTCCTGGATCAGGTCGAGCAGTTCCATCCCCGGGGGCAGTGGGTAGCGGCGGGCGACGCTGACCACGAGGCGGAGGTTGGCCCGTATGAAGCGGTCCTTTGCCGCGGCCCCTGAGGCGATGGCACGGTCGAGGCCCCGTCCCCGCTCACCGGCTTCCTTGCGCCGACGGGCTTCGACGCCTGCCTCGATGACCTGGGACAGTTCGACCTCGTCGTCGGCGTCCAGAAGTGGCACCGTTCCGATCTCGTTGAGGTACATGCCTACCGAGTCGCTCATCATTGGGCCTTTCCGTGGCCGGCACGGCGAGATGCCGCACCGGGTACAACGCATCCGACACCCTGAGGTATCGGCCCAGGGCAACTCGGGTTTAGTGGTTGAGCGCAGAAGTTTGCGGGATTTCCCGACAACGCCGTTTGGCTAGTGCCCTCCACTCGCTACCGTGGTCAGGTGGAGCGCGGCCCCGACAGTGACCGGACTGGCACTGAGAGGCTCGGGGTGTTCGGGGGGACGTTCGATCCGCCGCACATCGGCCATCTGGTGATGGCGACCGACGTGCTCGAAGCCCTTTCGCTCGACCGCGTGTTGATGGTCTGCGCCGGCGAGCCGTGGCAGAAGGTGGGCGTCGTGGAGGTGTCGCCGGCCACCGACCGCCTGGCGATGCTCGAAGCCGCAGCCGATGGCCTCGACGGCCTGGAGGTGTGCGACATCGAGGTGCGCCGTTCAGGGCCGACGTACACGGTGGAAACCCTCGAGGAGCTCGCCTTGCTGTACCCGGGAGCGGAGCTGCATCTCGTACTGGGTGCCGATGCTGCGTCGGGAATCCCGACCTGGCACGACCACGAGCGGCTCGCCGACCTCTGCCGCATAGCGGTCGTCGATCGCCCTGGATCCTCCATCGCGGTACCCGACGGGCTGGAGGTGCAACGGGTGGACGCCCCCCGCCTCGAGGTGTCGTCGACCGAACTGCGCCAGCGTGTGGCCGACGGCCGCTCCATCCGCTTCCTAGTGCCGGACCCCGTCATCTCGGTCATAGAGGGGCGCGGACTCTACGCTGGCAGACGATGAGCGGGACCTGCAGAGGCTGATGACTGCGACCGAGGACGAAACGGGCGCGCAAGGGTCGGGCGCGCAGCCACAGCAACAGGCCGAGCCCAGCCCGGATGCGTTCGGCTCGCCGTCGGCACCCCTGCCGCCGGCGGCGGCTGCGGTCGTGCGTCGCCGTCGCGTCCAGACCCGCCAGAAGCGCATCACGCTGTGGGGCGTGCTGTTCACGCTGTTGTGCGTGGGCCTGCTCGGCGGTCTGGCGTGGGTCGGCTACCAGGCGAGCCTCAAGGTGGGCGGCGGCACCCAGGCCCGCGAGACCGACCCGACCCAGCCCGGATACGTGGCCGAGCCCCGATTGACCGAGACCGACCTGTTCGTGCTTACCGACTCGGCAGGTGCGTTCGCCTCGGCTCTTGTGCTCGTGCCGGACCAGAGCGGTCTGGGCGGCACCGCGGTGCCGATCTCGCCATCGTTCGTGGTTCCGGAGTTCGAGGGAGCCCCACCCATGTTCCTCGGCGACGTGTTCGCCGAAGGCGGCATCGAGGGACTCCAGGAACGCCTCGGCATTGCGCTGACGTTCCGCATCAACTCCGCTGAGGTCGTGCCGGCCGAGGCGGTTGCACAGCTGGCCAATGGGGAGCCGATCGAGGTCGACAACGTCGATGACCTCGTGGAGCGCCTCGAGGACGGCACCCAGGAAGTCCGTTGGCGGGCCGGTCCGGTGAGCCTGCAACCCGAGGAGATCGCCGGCTTCATGGCTTTCGAGGGCACCGATGACCCTGCGCCCAACCAGGCCCTGCGCACGCAGGCGGTCTGGGAGGCGTTACTTGCCCGTGCGTCGATCATCGAGCAGCCCGAGCTGCCGGCGGGTGAGCGCGCCCTGGACAGTGACGGCCCCGGATTCTCCGAGGCGTTGTGGACCTTGATGGCCGGGGAAGTCCGCTTCGACACGGTGCCGATGGCCCGTGTCCCGGTGCCCGACAGCCTGCTGGTGGCATGGATGCCCGACGAGACCACGATCGACAACTTCGTGGCCCGCGTGGTGCCCTTGCCGTCGTCGCCCGCCCCAGGCGTGCGCGAGCCGGTCGCGGTGCTCAATGGCACCACCGATCCCGACGCCACAGCGGCGGCGGTGCCCGTGGTGGTCAAGTCGGGTGGATGGGTCAGCCTCGTCGGCAACGCCGACAGCTTCGAGGAACCGGCGACCACGGTGCAGTACGCCGGCCCCGCGGCCGCGGACACTGCGGACCTGCTCGCCGCCGAGCTCGGCGTCACAGCAACGGAGACCACATCGGAGATCGAGTCGGCCGTGGTCCTGGTCACCCTGGGCGGAGGCGGGGCGTGAGCTCAGACCATCCGGAGGACCAGGCGACACACCTTGCGGTCGTGGCCGCCCGCGCCGCCGACGAGAAGCAGGCGACCGACATCGTCGTGTTGGATGTGGCCGAGGCAATCGGGATCTGCGACCACTTCGTGGTCGTCTCCGCGGCCAACGAGCCGCAGGTCAAGGCGATCGTCGACGAGATCGAACGAGACGTGAAGGAGCAGCTCGGTGAGAGCCCGCGCGCCGATGAGGGCCGCGGCGCCAGGCGTTGGGTCCTGCTTGACTACGGCGACGTGATCGTGCACGTGTTCCACGCCGAGGAGCGTGCCTACTACCGCATCGAGCGGCTCTACGGCGACGTGCCCAGGACGCACTGGCGCCCCGAAGGCCACGCCGATGCGGACAGCGCCAGCTGACCGCATCACCGAGCCGGCCCGCCGCGCCGGGCTCATCTGCAGCAGCGGGCCGGCGGGGTGGGCTGCGGTGGGGACATAGCATCGGGCCATGTCCGACTCCGCTGGAACCGACAAGTCACGCCACGATTCCGAGAGGGTGCTCGTGGCTGGGGCGACCGGCTACATCGGGAAGTTCGCGGTGCAGGCGTTCCGCGAGCGTGGCTACTGGGTGCGGGCCCTCACCCGCAGTGCCGACAAGCTGCGCGAACCCGGGCCGTTCACCGCGCCGGGGATCGGCAAGGGCGACGTCGACGACGTCTTCGTCGGAGAACTGGGTGATCCGTCGACGCTCGACGGGCTGATGGAGGGCATAGACATAGTCTTTTCCAGTGTGGGGATCTCCCGCCAGCGGGACCGGCTCGACTTCGAGACCGTCGACTACGGCTACAACCGTCGGCTGGTCGACATGGCGGTCGAAGCCGGGGTCCGCAAGTTCGTGTACGTGTCCATGCAGGGAGCCGACGATCCGCTCATATCCGACCTGGCGATCACGCGGGCGCACGAGAAGGTGGTGGACCACCTCAAGGCATCAGGTCTGCAATACGCGATCGTGCGCCCGTGTGGCTACTTCTCGGACATGGGGTCGCTGCTGTCGAT contains:
- a CDS encoding 3-deoxy-7-phosphoheptulonate synthase class II — its product is MSSTGTTPERPAWTPDSWRSRTALQQPNWPDEGDLDSVLKALSAVPPLVFAGEARALTSDLARVSAGEAFLLQAGDCAESFDSFSADSIRERLRVILQMAVVLTYSAGVPAVKVGRIAGQFAKPRSSDTETVDGAELPSFRGHMVNDITFNETARVPSAQRLLHAYNQSASTLNLLRAFTKGGFADLNRVHQWNQEFVSASPEGRRYERLADEIDRAMRFMRATGIDPATVPGLHEVDFYTSHEALVLGYEEALTRKDSLTGDWYDCSAHMVWIGERTRGLEDAHVEFFRGISNPVGCKVGPTMSADEVLQMCALLNPDRVPGRLTLITRMGADRVEEGLRPLLAAVRDAGHPVVWTCDPMHGNTFTAPSGRKTRHFDAILEEIRGFFAAHRAEGTWPGGVHVELTGDDVTECLGGAEDLLDDQLGLRYETMCDPRLNGRQSVDLAFRVAELLRGD
- a CDS encoding sigma-70 family RNA polymerase sigma factor encodes the protein MSDSVGMYLNEIGTVPLLDADDEVELSQVIEAGVEARRRKEAGERGRGLDRAIASGAAAKDRFIRANLRLVVSVARRYPLPPGMELLDLIQEGNLGLEHAVDKFDWRKGFKFSTYATFWIRQAIGRALDQKASLVRLPGDRSASLRSALRVVSGDGDELDDEHARLHRLTTPTSLDRTVGDDDSNELVDLIADAKPGPEALTLDAEHEQWLHSLLDVLDPRARTAVERRFGLCDGQRRSYREVGEELGVTAEAARRLVKRAVVTVRDNAMATTGGPN
- the nadD gene encoding nicotinate (nicotinamide) nucleotide adenylyltransferase gives rise to the protein MERGPDSDRTGTERLGVFGGTFDPPHIGHLVMATDVLEALSLDRVLMVCAGEPWQKVGVVEVSPATDRLAMLEAAADGLDGLEVCDIEVRRSGPTYTVETLEELALLYPGAELHLVLGADAASGIPTWHDHERLADLCRIAVVDRPGSSIAVPDGLEVQRVDAPRLEVSSTELRQRVADGRSIRFLVPDPVISVIEGRGLYAGRR
- the rsfS gene encoding ribosome silencing factor; this translates as MSSDHPEDQATHLAVVAARAADEKQATDIVVLDVAEAIGICDHFVVVSAANEPQVKAIVDEIERDVKEQLGESPRADEGRGARRWVLLDYGDVIVHVFHAEERAYYRIERLYGDVPRTHWRPEGHADADSAS
- a CDS encoding SDR family oxidoreductase, with product MSDSAGTDKSRHDSERVLVAGATGYIGKFAVQAFRERGYWVRALTRSADKLREPGPFTAPGIGKGDVDDVFVGELGDPSTLDGLMEGIDIVFSSVGISRQRDRLDFETVDYGYNRRLVDMAVEAGVRKFVYVSMQGADDPLISDLAITRAHEKVVDHLKASGLQYAIVRPCGYFSDMGSLLSMAKRGRALLVGDGSNRMTPIHGRDVAEVVVEAAEGDEVDIEAGGPDEMTQREAVELAFDVLGKQPKVIVVPIGVAQVMVKGIGLLSKQFGDLFQFIVVAGEVDGVGPPRGKRTLRAYFEGLAADDPDA